One Peptococcaceae bacterium genomic window, GCGTGTTGCGGGTCCTGAAAGGCAAGGAAGAGGCCAAGGTTTATGTTTGAGTTTTACCGGAGCCGGCCTTAAAAAAGAGTCATCCCACCGCGATAAAGAGGGGGGTGACTCTATATCAATTGATTTTGAGTTCCCAAAAAGGCAATTTCATTTGTGGGGGATCAGGTATTGAACAAGCATTTTTTTGCAGGGCAGGCTCAAATGCCGGCAGGGACCGACGTGTATGAGCATTATAAATACTTGTCAATACTCATGACAGTGGACATGGACACCGGCAAAATCCTTAATTGCATTGTGCCAATCTACTGCGAAATCCACAATGAGTTTTTATCTGAAATAATGGTAGGCAAATCTTTAGACACGGATTTTGGGTCCATAATTAAACAAATCGAAAAGACGGTCCATACCCAGACCAAGAGGTCGCTAATCACCGCGTTGCAGGTTTTATACAACCGCTACAGGATTGTAAAGAAAAGGATAGCGAAATGACCCGACTGTAAAACTCAAGATAAAGTGTTTGTATAATATGTATAGCAGGTATAAAGTGAGGCTGGTTTATGGGTATAAAAAAGAGATGGGGATATGTGCTGGCGGGATTCATAATAATGCTTGTGCTGGGTCTGATCTATGCCTGGTCGGTGTTCGTGTTGCCTTTGGAAAAGGAATTCGGCTGGGAAAGGGACCAGACGTCCCTGACCTTCAGCCTGTCCATGATCTTTTTTTCGGCGGGGTTGATGCTTGGGGGCGCCCTGGTGGACAAAAAGGGGCCAAGGTTGGTGACACTCACCGGAGGAGTTCTTGTTTGCCTGGGTTTTGTCCTGGCTTCCTTTACCCGGGTTCCGTTGCATTTATACTTGTCATATAGCATTGTCGGCGGGGTATCGTCCGGTGTCGTATACAATTGCGTGTTAGCAACCGCGGTGAGATGGTTTCCGGACAGGCGGGGATTGGTCTCAGGGCTGTTGATGATGGGTTTCGGTTTGGGAGGAATGGTGCTGGGGTCAGGTGCCAGCATGATTATCCAGCTCATGGGTTGGAGAAACGCCTTCAAGATCTTAGGACTGATCAATCTCCTGGTTATTATCCTCCTAGGTCAGTTTTTGCGGAATCCCCCGGAGCCTGGGCGACCTTCTGCTGGTTCGGCGGAGAAACCAGTTTCATTTCAGACCGGCAAGGATTATGACTGGCCGCAAGTGCTGAGACAACCCCTTTTTTGGTCAATTTGGCTGTGGGCAATTGCGAATATTTCCGGCGGGCTGACGGCTATAGGGCATATTGTACCGTTTGCTGCCGAGAAAGGTATTGAGGAAAATTTGGCGGTTTTAGCCATGGGAGTATTGTCCGTTTCCAACGGGGCTGGCAGAATTATGTTCGGTTATTTTTCCGACAGGCTGGGAAGAAAGACCTGTTTCATTATGGATGCCTTGACCATGATGCTGGCCTTGTTCCTCCTGGCCACATCACTGGGGAAGTGGGGGTTTAAAGGCTTGTTTGTTTCCGCAGTTTTAGCCGGTATTGCTTATGGCGGCGTCACTCCGCAACTTTCATCTGCCATGGCCGGGTTTTTTGGGCAAAAGCACTTTGGCGCCAATTTTGGACTTATCAGCACTTCAATTGGGGCGGCTTCCCTTTTCGGGCCGTATTTGAGCGGATATCTGAAAACTTCGACCGGAGTTTATGAAATGAGCTTTTACTTTCTTGCCGCCATCGCGCTGTTTAGCAGCGTAATAGCTGTCATATTCATTAAAGAGCAATAGTTTTATGAAAAGGAGGTGTTGAACAGCCGGCCTTTTTTGTGGGACAAACTTGAAATATTGATACTTCCGAGCCGGATTAACCTAAGGAGCGATCTATGGTGACCGGCCTGGGCTGCGAGGCCCACGGGGTATACCGGGAAACGGGTATGCCTTCCCAGGTTCGTGTATAAGGAGGTGACTGATCAATGGCTAATTATGCCTTTTATTAGCCCCACCCTCCTGCAGGTGGGGCTTTAGTTTGTTAATACCTGGCCGTTATGCACGCCTTAAAGGTTGAAATGGGTTTGAAGAAATGTATCATATTGAAAGGATGGATTTTATGCATACTTTGGAAGAGGATATCCAGGCTGCCGTAACCTATCACGGCCACCTGTGTTCAGGCATGGTGTTGGGGGTGAGGATGGCCCGCCTAGGTTTGCGCGAGCTGGGGATTGACGATCCCTTGCATTATAGAGACCTCATTGTCTATGTGGAGATGGACCGTTGCGCTACCGATGCCGTGGGCGTAGTTACCGGTTGTACCCCGGGCCGTCGGCGCTTAAAACTGGTGGACTACGGTAAAATGGCTGCCACCTTTGTGGACCTTGCCAGCGGCCAGGCAGTACGGGTGGCAGCTGTAGGATCCCAACGGCCTCCGGAAGGGGTAGACCCCCGCGTTTTCTGGCAGGACATCCCAGATGACGAAATCTTTAAAGTAGAACCAGTGCGGATTGCCATTCCACCGGAAGACCTGCCGGGCAAGCCCCGACGTTCAGTGACCTGCAGCCGCTGTGGTGAGAAAGTTCATGACGGTCGTGATGTGGCCATGGATGGCCAGTTCCTGTGCCGGGCATGCGCCGGGGGGGTCTACTACAAGACGGCAGAGCCAAGGAGGCAGGATTATGTGGGAGATATATGATGAATTAATCGCAGCGGTGCCACCGGATCTGGAGGTAGAAGATTGCATCGTCGGTCTTAATTGGATCCTGGTTCGTTCCCGGGCCACCGGACTGGCGATGACGCCCCTGGAGGGTCATCCTCGCATCAAGCTGGCCGGGGAAATAAAGGGTATGCCCGTGCAGGAACTCGCGGGATACATTAAGTTCTGGAACAATTACGAGGCTGCCCTGGGCCTGGCGGCTATAAATTCGGTTATAAACACGCCAGAACAAATAGAAAGAATCTGCGGCCGACCTTTAAGCAGCCAGCCCCGAGTGAATGCCTTTACCTGCTTTCAGGAACAGGTGCGTGGTAAGAAGGTAACTGTCATCGGCCATTTTCCCGACCTGGAGCACCTGGCGCGGAGCTGTAAACTCACAATCTTAGAACGTCGTCCTAGCAACGGCGATTTACCCGACCCTGCCTGTGAGTATATTCTCCCGGAGCAGGACTATGTCTTTATCACCGCTACCACCCTGATCAATAAAACCCTCCCACGGCTCCTGGAGCTCAGCCGCCGGGCGCGGGTGATCTTGGTAGGTCCAAGCACCCCTATGACTCCCGCATTGTTCCATTATGGTATCGATACCCTGGCGGGGACGGTGGTTGTGAAGCCGGAGACGATACGGCGTGTGGTTCAGGAAGGCGGCTGCATGGAGATATTCAAGTGCGGTGGCTGTATGGTCCGGATGAGGCGGGGAGAGGGGCAGTCTGGCTGCGGGGAACAGGCAGATCCGGGAACCTGCCGTTCGGGTAACAATGGAGAGGAGGTTTAGTACGGTTGGCGATGGCCAGAAAAGCTTCGTCTGATATACAACTGGCAAGAGGATACTGCTGGAGAAAAATCATTTTGCCGGCCTTGCCGCTGCTGGTATTCCTTTTTTCCTTTCCGCTGGGCCGCTACCCAATCTCCTCAGGCCAGCTGCTGACTATCCTGGTGGCGAAGGTATTTCCCATCGCGCCAACTTGGCCGTCCACCCTGGAGACGGTGGTCTTCCACGTCCGGCTGCCGCGGATGCTGGCTGCCATGCTGGTAGGGGCGGCCCTGGCTACCGCCGGTGCTGCCTATCAGGGGATGTTTAAGAATCCCCTGGTCTCACCGGACATCCTGGGGGCTTCGGCAGGGGCCAGCTTCGGCGCCGCCTTGGCCATCCATTTATCTATGGGTTTGGTCGGTATCCAGATCAGTTCCTTTCTTTTCGGCCTTTTGGCTGTGGGGCTGACCTGCATGTTGAGCAGCCGTATCCGTCACGACCAGGTCCTCATCCTGGTCCTGGCCGGCATTCTCATGGGGACCCTGTTTTCTTCCGGCACCGCTTTGCTTAAGTATATAGCCGACCCATACGATAAACTTCCTGCCATCACCTTCTGGCTTATGGGTAGCCTGGCGGCCATTGCCCCCCGAGATGTTTGGACGGCCATGGTACCCATTCTTATAGGTATGCTGCCACTTTACCTGCTCCGCTGGCGCCTTAATGTTCTATCTCTGGGCGAGGAGGAAGCCTGCTCTTTGGGTCTGGATACCGGACGTTTGCGGTTAATCGTTATCTTCTGTTCCACACTGATAACAGCAGCCTCCGTAGCCATCAGCGGCATGATCGGTTGGGTTGGGTTGATTATCCCCCACTTGGCGCGGATGTTCGTCGGCCCCAACTACCGGGAGTTATTACCGGCCGCCATGCTCATTGGCAGCGCCTACCTGATGCTGGTAGATGACCTGGCCCGGGTCCTAACTTCAGTGGAGATCCCTCTGGGCATCTTGACTTCCATCATCGGTGCTCCCTTTTTCCTTTATATTCTCCTGAATGCCCGGAGGGGGTGGGTATGAAGCTGGAACTGAAAGAAGTCTCCAGCGGCTATGGCCACCATACTCTGATCCGGGGGATTTCCCTGGCGGTGACTGAGGGTGAGGTTTTGTGCCTGTTGGGACCCAATGGTTCTGGCAAGACGACCCTCTTTAAGACCATTCTGGGGCTTTTACGGATCCATAGAGGACAGATCCTCCTGGACGGGGAGGACATCAGCCGTTGGCCGCGGGCCAGGCTGGCCCGGGTGATGGGATACATTCCCCAGGCCCATAACCCACCCTTTCCCTTTAAAGTATTGGATGTGGTACTCATGGGACGCACAGCCCACCTGAGCCCTATGGAGACGCCGGGTCGTGAGGATATGGCTATCGCCCGCCGGGCCATCGCCACCCTGAATATCTCACACCTAGAGGACCGGGTCTATACGGAGATCAGCGGGGGTGAGCGGCAGCTGGTCCTCATTGCCCGCGCCCTGGCACAGGATCCACGGCTCATCATTATGGATGAGCCCACCTCGGCCCTGGACTTTGGAAACCAGCTTCTTGTTCTAGGACATATCAGACGGCTGGCGCAGATGGGGTTAGCCATCATAATGGCCTCCCACTTTCCCGACCACGCCCTCCTCTATGCCACCAGGGTGATGATGTTAAAAACAGGCCAGATTTATAGCCAGGGCAGGCCGGAGGAGACGGTCACCGAAGAAAGCCTGAAAAGCTTGTATGGCGTGGACGTAAGAATTATCCAGGCCGAACTCCCGGGATGCAATGAGACCCGGGTATGCATCCCGGTAAGCAGGTAAGCGAATGAGTATTTACATGTTTTAGCCCATGTTAAGGGTGCCGCTGATTCCCCGTTCAACTTAATTTCGGGATTTTTCCTGACGAATAAAGGTAAAAACGAACTTAATGGGAGGTAATAAACTTGTTTAGACCTTGTAACCATAAAGGAGTCATTCTTTTTGCGATCTCGCTCCTGGCCATACTTCTCCTGGCTGCCGTCCTGGCGGGTTGCGGAGCGCAAGAAAGTGGACAGAAAGCAACTGGCCAAGCTTTGGCCGGTCAAACAGCGACTGAGCGGACAATAACCGACATGGCCGGCCGTCAGGTTATCGTCCCTGGCGAAATAAAGAAAGTCTTTGCTACCAGCCCCGTTGGAAGCATTCTGGTCTATACCCTGGTGCCGGAGAAGCTGGCGGGGTGGAACTATGATCTAAATAATGAGGAAGAAAAGAAATATATCCTGCCCGAGTATCAAAAGCTACTCAACTTAGGGGGGTGGTATGCCAAGAACACAGCCAACATTGAAGAGATCCTGAAAATACATCCTGATGTTATTCTTTCTATGGGCTACATGGATGACACGGCTCGTTCCCAGGCCGACCAGATCCAGCAGCAGTTAAGAATACCGGTTGTGATGGTTGACGGTGAACTGACAAAACTGGACCAAGCTTATGAGTTTATAGGCGACCTGCTGGGCGATAAGCAAAGAAGCCGGGAGCTGGCGGCATACTGCAGGGATACTATTAACGAAGTTGCCGCTAGGGTTAAAGTCTTGCCGGCGGATAAGAGGGTACGAGTTTACTACGCTGAAGGGACTACCGGCTTACAAACGGATCCCGCTGGTTCCCAGCATACCCAGGTTTTAGACTTTGTCGGTGGCATTAACGTAGCAGCCATTCCGCCAGAGCGCGGGCCGGGGGGCATGGGGATGAGTTCCGTTTCCCTGGAACAGGTCCTATCCTGGAATCCCGACGTGATTCTCTGCTGGAATGTAGCCCAGGGGGGTTCCTATGAAAAAATTCTGAAAGACAATAAATGGCAAAATTTAAAAGCGGTGCAGAGCAATCGCGTATATCAGGTCCCCCATGGGCCTTTCAACTGGTTCGACCGGCCGCCTTCCGTCAACCGCTTAATCGGGGTGAAGTGGCTGGCCAATCTCCTTTACCCGGATATTTTTAATTATGACATGGTGGGTACGGTCAAGGATTTTTATGCCAGGTTCTACCACTATAATTTATCCGATCAGGAAGCTAATACCCTTATATCCGGAGCCATGGGGAAATAGAGAACCGTGAGAGCTAGGAGATATAATCCTGCAAGAAAATCTGAAACGTGGGTATAATACCCCACGTTTCATTTCAAGTGGTGCCGCGGAAGGGACTTGAACCCCCACGCCCTTGAGGGGCGGTAGATTTTGAGTCTACTGCGTCTGCCAATTCCGCCACCGCGGCAAAATACTGTTTCGAATGCAAGAGATATTCTACCAGACGAAGTATTTGCTGTCAACAACGCAATAACAGGAAATGCAATAACAGGAAACGCAATAACAGGAAAATCGGGCCAAGAAGTATGAAAGAGAAGGCTTATGAGGCCTTCTCCTGTTGCGTGCGTGCTGTTTTGGCGGCGGATGTATCCATGCCTTTTGGCTTTTTCAGAAATAAATCACTTGTTTTTAAGGCTTTCGTCGGCGTTTATTGTCTTGTTGGCGCCTGCCTTGTTGCGCTGGCTTCCCCTGACAACATCTCCCTTGTTGGGTGAAATGTCATATTCGGTGGCTATTTCCTCGTTCATCAGGTCGGATGTGTATGTCTTGTCAGGTTTGGGAGTTACCCTGGGAGTCGTTTTATTTTTGTCCATTATTTTGGACCTCCTTACAATTTGTTTTTACTTTGGTTCACTTAATAGCTTTTAGTTTCTTGCGCCGCCGCCATTGTCAGTATTACCAATTTGGCTTTGTTTTTAGCCTTCCCAGTTTAAAAGATTGCTGGATCCCCCCTTTCCTCATGGTTATTTTCCCCAATTTTAAAAACACTATCCTAATATTTTTTTGTTGTGTTAAAATGTCCTAGATAGGAACTTTATGAGATTTTTAACGTCAATACAAACGATAAGCGAAAGGGGGCGACTAACTGTGCAGCGGGATGAAGAGTTAGTGGCCAGGAGTAAACACGGTGATATTGACGCTTTCGAAGAACTGGTTTGCCTTTATGAGCGAAAGGTGTTTACGGTAACATACCGGTTGATGGGAAACCGCGAGGATGCCAGCGACTTGGCGCAGGAGACATTTTTAAGGGCTTTTCAGTCCCTTAATGGGTTTCGGGGTGAAGCTTCTTTTTTGACTTGGATCTGCCGGATCGCGACCAATGTATGCCGTGATGAGCTGCGGAAGCGCTGCCGGATAGCAGCGGATTCGCTTGACGAAAAAATCACCCTTGATGATGGCGAAGTTACCAGGCAATTCGCTTCGACAGATCCCGGCCCTGATGAGATTTATGAAAAGAAGGAACTCC contains:
- a CDS encoding DUF3870 domain-containing protein, which produces MNKHFFAGQAQMPAGTDVYEHYKYLSILMTVDMDTGKILNCIVPIYCEIHNEFLSEIMVGKSLDTDFGSIIKQIEKTVHTQTKRSLITALQVLYNRYRIVKKRIAK
- a CDS encoding OFA family MFS transporter, with product MGIKKRWGYVLAGFIIMLVLGLIYAWSVFVLPLEKEFGWERDQTSLTFSLSMIFFSAGLMLGGALVDKKGPRLVTLTGGVLVCLGFVLASFTRVPLHLYLSYSIVGGVSSGVVYNCVLATAVRWFPDRRGLVSGLLMMGFGLGGMVLGSGASMIIQLMGWRNAFKILGLINLLVIILLGQFLRNPPEPGRPSAGSAEKPVSFQTGKDYDWPQVLRQPLFWSIWLWAIANISGGLTAIGHIVPFAAEKGIEENLAVLAMGVLSVSNGAGRIMFGYFSDRLGRKTCFIMDALTMMLALFLLATSLGKWGFKGLFVSAVLAGIAYGGVTPQLSSAMAGFFGQKHFGANFGLISTSIGAASLFGPYLSGYLKTSTGVYEMSFYFLAAIALFSSVIAVIFIKEQ
- a CDS encoding FmdE family protein codes for the protein MHTLEEDIQAAVTYHGHLCSGMVLGVRMARLGLRELGIDDPLHYRDLIVYVEMDRCATDAVGVVTGCTPGRRRLKLVDYGKMAATFVDLASGQAVRVAAVGSQRPPEGVDPRVFWQDIPDDEIFKVEPVRIAIPPEDLPGKPRRSVTCSRCGEKVHDGRDVAMDGQFLCRACAGGVYYKTAEPRRQDYVGDI
- a CDS encoding DUF364 domain-containing protein, with the protein product MWEIYDELIAAVPPDLEVEDCIVGLNWILVRSRATGLAMTPLEGHPRIKLAGEIKGMPVQELAGYIKFWNNYEAALGLAAINSVINTPEQIERICGRPLSSQPRVNAFTCFQEQVRGKKVTVIGHFPDLEHLARSCKLTILERRPSNGDLPDPACEYILPEQDYVFITATTLINKTLPRLLELSRRARVILVGPSTPMTPALFHYGIDTLAGTVVVKPETIRRVVQEGGCMEIFKCGGCMVRMRRGEGQSGCGEQADPGTCRSGNNGEEV
- a CDS encoding iron ABC transporter permease translates to MARKASSDIQLARGYCWRKIILPALPLLVFLFSFPLGRYPISSGQLLTILVAKVFPIAPTWPSTLETVVFHVRLPRMLAAMLVGAALATAGAAYQGMFKNPLVSPDILGASAGASFGAALAIHLSMGLVGIQISSFLFGLLAVGLTCMLSSRIRHDQVLILVLAGILMGTLFSSGTALLKYIADPYDKLPAITFWLMGSLAAIAPRDVWTAMVPILIGMLPLYLLRWRLNVLSLGEEEACSLGLDTGRLRLIVIFCSTLITAASVAISGMIGWVGLIIPHLARMFVGPNYRELLPAAMLIGSAYLMLVDDLARVLTSVEIPLGILTSIIGAPFFLYILLNARRGWV
- a CDS encoding ABC transporter ATP-binding protein is translated as MKLELKEVSSGYGHHTLIRGISLAVTEGEVLCLLGPNGSGKTTLFKTILGLLRIHRGQILLDGEDISRWPRARLARVMGYIPQAHNPPFPFKVLDVVLMGRTAHLSPMETPGREDMAIARRAIATLNISHLEDRVYTEISGGERQLVLIARALAQDPRLIIMDEPTSALDFGNQLLVLGHIRRLAQMGLAIIMASHFPDHALLYATRVMMLKTGQIYSQGRPEETVTEESLKSLYGVDVRIIQAELPGCNETRVCIPVSR
- a CDS encoding ABC transporter substrate-binding protein; translated protein: MFRPCNHKGVILFAISLLAILLLAAVLAGCGAQESGQKATGQALAGQTATERTITDMAGRQVIVPGEIKKVFATSPVGSILVYTLVPEKLAGWNYDLNNEEEKKYILPEYQKLLNLGGWYAKNTANIEEILKIHPDVILSMGYMDDTARSQADQIQQQLRIPVVMVDGELTKLDQAYEFIGDLLGDKQRSRELAAYCRDTINEVAARVKVLPADKRVRVYYAEGTTGLQTDPAGSQHTQVLDFVGGINVAAIPPERGPGGMGMSSVSLEQVLSWNPDVILCWNVAQGGSYEKILKDNKWQNLKAVQSNRVYQVPHGPFNWFDRPPSVNRLIGVKWLANLLYPDIFNYDMVGTVKDFYARFYHYNLSDQEANTLISGAMGK
- a CDS encoding sigma-70 family RNA polymerase sigma factor — its product is MQRDEELVARSKHGDIDAFEELVCLYERKVFTVTYRLMGNREDASDLAQETFLRAFQSLNGFRGEASFLTWICRIATNVCRDELRKRCRIAADSLDEKITLDDGEVTRQFASTDPGPDEIYEKKELQARIQGFINTLSPEFRLALVLRDIIGYSYEEIARQLECSPGTVKSRISRARNYLKEKLLAEREQNNRRERLYG